The following coding sequences are from one Sulfitobacter sp. HNIBRBA3233 window:
- a CDS encoding YbaB/EbfC family nucleoid-associated protein — protein MFKGLGGLGDMAGMMKKAQEMQGKMAEMQEEMHNIMVEGEAGAGLVKATCTAKGELKGLDIDPSIFNGDDKEVVEDLILAAIKDAQSKASDRAQEEMSKLTEGLGLPAGMKLPF, from the coding sequence ATGTTCAAAGGACTAGGCGGACTCGGCGACATGGCCGGGATGATGAAAAAAGCCCAGGAAATGCAGGGCAAGATGGCCGAGATGCAGGAAGAGATGCATAACATCATGGTCGAAGGCGAAGCGGGCGCGGGCCTTGTCAAAGCCACCTGCACCGCCAAGGGCGAACTCAAGGGCCTCGACATCGACCCGTCGATCTTCAACGGCGACGACAAGGAAGTCGTCGAAGACCTGATCCTCGCCGCGATCAAGGATGCCCAGAGCAAGGCCAGCGATCGCGCACAGGAAGAGATGAGCAAGCTGACAGAAGGCCTCGGCCTGCCCGCTGGCATGAAGTTGCCCTTCTGA
- the recR gene encoding recombination mediator RecR produces the protein MSSTRDIDALIELMAKLPGLGPRSARRAVLHLIRKRALLLTPLADTMQTVAATARECVNCGNVGTTDVCDICTSEKRATGELCVVEDVADLWAMERSGVFKGRYHVLGGTLSALDAVGPEELRIPRLIDRVAAEGITEVILALNATIDGQTTAHYIADRLEDRVRLTSLAQGVPIGGELDYLDDGTISAAMRARKQI, from the coding sequence TTGAGTTCGACCCGCGACATCGACGCCCTGATCGAACTGATGGCAAAGCTGCCGGGGCTGGGTCCGCGGTCGGCACGGCGTGCGGTATTGCACCTGATCCGCAAGCGCGCGCTGCTGCTGACCCCCCTCGCCGATACGATGCAGACCGTTGCGGCCACCGCGCGCGAATGCGTGAACTGCGGCAACGTGGGCACCACCGATGTCTGCGACATCTGCACCAGCGAAAAACGCGCCACCGGCGAATTATGCGTGGTCGAGGACGTGGCCGATCTCTGGGCGATGGAACGCTCCGGCGTGTTCAAGGGCCGCTACCATGTTCTGGGCGGCACCCTGAGCGCCCTGGACGCGGTCGGGCCGGAAGAGCTGCGCATCCCGCGCCTGATCGACCGCGTGGCGGCGGAAGGCATCACCGAGGTGATTCTGGCCCTGAACGCCACCATCGACGGGCAGACCACGGCCCATTACATCGCCGACCGGCTCGAAGACCGGGTCCGCCTGACGTCGCTCGCGCAGGGCGTGCCCATTGGCGGAGAGCTCGATTATCTCGACGACGGAACAATCAGCGCCGCGATGCGCGCACGCAAGCAGATCTAG
- a CDS encoding type III PLP-dependent enzyme: MTMNATVPGALRAATPIFADPAADYIAAHDFDRPTLVVSRAVVADAYDALKAGLGKARIHYAVKANPAAEIIHTLVQKGSGFDCASRGEIELCLGQGARPENLSFGNTIKRASDIAFAHEAGVTLFAADSDAELHKIAANAPGARVYLRVIVENSMADWPLSRKFGCAPVALPALMDLAASLGLVVYGLSFHVGSQTRRAEFWHPVLDQMAGLWHAARAAGHDLQLLNLGGGFPAFYGEAVQTKRSYAAAVMEAVAERFGDVPDVMAEPGRGLVAEAGHIAAEVMLVSRKSDADMHRWVYLDIGRFSGLAETEGEAIRYQFATPHDGGATGPCVLAGPSCDSADILYERAPIQLPLALRDGDKVMIRNCGAYTSSYSSVGFNGFPPLDVIVL, encoded by the coding sequence ATGACCATGAACGCTACAGTCCCCGGCGCCCTGCGCGCCGCAACCCCTATCTTTGCCGATCCCGCAGCCGACTATATCGCTGCGCATGATTTCGACCGGCCCACGCTGGTCGTCAGCCGTGCCGTCGTGGCCGATGCCTACGACGCGCTGAAAGCAGGTCTGGGAAAGGCGCGGATCCACTACGCGGTCAAGGCGAACCCTGCGGCTGAAATCATCCACACCCTCGTGCAGAAAGGCTCGGGCTTCGACTGTGCCTCGCGCGGCGAGATCGAGCTCTGCCTCGGCCAGGGTGCGCGCCCCGAGAACCTGTCGTTCGGCAACACCATCAAACGCGCGTCCGACATCGCCTTCGCCCATGAGGCCGGTGTGACCCTCTTCGCCGCCGACAGCGACGCGGAACTGCACAAGATCGCCGCCAACGCCCCCGGCGCGCGCGTGTACCTGCGCGTGATCGTCGAGAACTCCATGGCCGACTGGCCGCTGTCGCGCAAATTCGGCTGCGCGCCCGTGGCACTGCCCGCGCTGATGGACCTTGCGGCCTCTCTGGGTCTCGTCGTCTACGGCCTGTCGTTCCACGTCGGATCGCAAACCCGCCGTGCCGAATTCTGGCATCCGGTCCTCGACCAGATGGCCGGTCTGTGGCACGCCGCCCGCGCCGCGGGCCACGACCTGCAACTGCTGAACCTCGGTGGCGGTTTCCCCGCGTTCTACGGCGAAGCCGTGCAGACCAAACGCAGCTACGCCGCTGCGGTGATGGAGGCCGTGGCCGAGCGTTTCGGCGATGTGCCGGACGTGATGGCGGAGCCGGGCCGCGGGCTGGTCGCCGAGGCGGGCCATATCGCCGCCGAGGTGATGCTGGTCAGCCGTAAATCCGACGCCGACATGCACCGTTGGGTCTATCTCGACATCGGGCGTTTCTCGGGTCTGGCCGAAACCGAGGGCGAAGCGATCCGTTACCAGTTCGCAACCCCCCATGACGGCGGCGCGACAGGCCCCTGCGTTCTGGCGGGACCAAGCTGCGACAGCGCGGATATCCTCTACGAGCGGGCGCCGATTCAACTACCCCTTGCACTGAGGGACGGTGACAAGGTAATGATCCGTAACTGTGGAGCCTACACGAGCAGCTACAGCTCGGTCGGGTTCAACGGATTTCCGCCGCTGGATGTGATCGTCCTTTAA